The Anas platyrhynchos isolate ZD024472 breed Pekin duck chromosome Z, IASCAAS_PekinDuck_T2T, whole genome shotgun sequence genome includes a window with the following:
- the PLK2 gene encoding serine/threonine-protein kinase PLK2 translates to MELLRTIAYPPGGGGGASKGCEAAMSRGSGESRRKKAEEQPHQHPHAAAEVSRIITDPTTGKRYCRGKVLGKGGFAKCYEMTDLTTNKVYAAKIIPHSRVAKPHQREKIDKEIELHRMLNHRHVVQFYHYFEDRENIYILLEYCSRRSMAHILKARKVLTEPEVRYYLRQIVSGLKYLHEQEILHRDLKLGNFFINENMELKLGDFGLAARLEPLEHRRRTICGTPNYLSPEVLNKQGHGCESDIWALGCVMYTMLLGRPPFETTNLKETYRCIREARYSLPSSLMAPAKHLIASMLSKNPEDRPSLDEIIRHDFFVQGFTPDRLSASCCHTVPDFHLSSPAKNFFKKAAAALFGGKKDKARYFDTHNRLAKEDEEIYKLRHDLKKTSITQQPHKHRTDEEIQPLITTVAKPGALPETKQIGDSIRMIVRGTLGSCSSSSECLEDSTMGSVADTVARVLRGCLENMPEADSIPKEQLTASFQWVTKWVDYSNKYGFGYQLSDHTVGVLFNNGAHMSLLPDKKTVHYYPELGQCSVFSAAEAPEQFISQVTVLKYFSHYMEENLMDGGDLPSLTDVRRPRLYLLQWLKSDKALMMLFNDGTFQVNFYHDHTKIIICNQSEEYLLTYINEDRISTTFRLTTLLVSGCSLELKHRMEYALNMLLQRCN, encoded by the exons atggagctgctgcgGACCATCGCCTACCCGCcgggaggcggtggcggagccTCCAAGGGCTGCGAGGCGGCGATGAGCAGAGGCAGCGGCGAGTCGCGGAGGAAAAAGGCTGAGGagcagccccaccagcacccgCACGCCGCCGCGGAGGTCTCCCGGATTATTACCGACCCAACGACCGGGAAGCGCTACTGCCGCGGGAAGGTGCTCGGAAAG GGTGGATTTGCAAAGTGTTATGAGATGACAGATTTGACAACAAATAAAGTTTATGCTGCAAAAATCATTCCTCATAGCAGAGTAGCAAAACCTCATCAAAGGGAAAAG ATTGATAAAGAGATTGAGCTGCACAGAATGCTTAATCATAGACATGTTGTGCAGTTTTACCACTACTTTGAAGACAGAGAGAATATTTACATTCTTCTGGAGTACTGCAGTAGAAGG tCAATGGCTCACATCTTAAAAGCAAGGAAGGTATTGACAGAACCAGAAGTACGATACTACCTCAGGCAAATTGTGTCAGGGCTAAAGTATCTTCATGAACAGGAAATCTTGCATAGGGATCTTAAACTAG GTAACTTCTTCATTAATGAGAACATGGAATTGAAACTGGGTGACTTTGGCTTGGCAGCTCGTCTGGAACCACTGGAGCACAGGAGGAG AACAATATGTGGCACACCAAATTACCTCTCTCCAGAAGTCCTCAACAAGCAAGGGCATGGCTGTGAATCTGACATCTGGGCCTTAGGCTGTGTAAT gTATACAATGCTGTTGGGAAGACCCCCGTTTGAGACCACAAATCTTAAGGAGACATACAGATGTATAAGGGAAGCAAGATACAGTCTGCCTTCATCTCTCATGGCCCCTGCGAAACACCTAATAGCTAGTATGTTGTCAAAGAATCCTGAAGACCGGCCCAGTTTAGATGAAATAATTCGACATGATTTTTTTGTACAG GGCTTTACACCTGACAGACTTTCTGCTAGCTGTTGTCACACCGTTCCTGACTTCCATTTGTCAAGTCCTGCTAAAAATTTCTTcaaaaaagcagctgctgctctctttgGTGGTAAAAAGGATAAAGCTAGATACTTCGACACACACA ACAGACTAGctaaagaagatgaagaaatttaCAAACTCAGGCATGATTTGAAGAAGACATCGATAACCCAGCAGCCccacaaacacagaacagatgaG GAGATCCAGCCTCTTATCACAACAGTAGCCAAGCCGGGAGCGTTACCAGAAACTAAGCAGATTGGAGACTCTATTCGGATGATAGTCAGAGGAACTCTGGGAAGCTGCAGCAGTAGCAGTGAAT GCCTGGAAGACAGTACTATGGGAAGTGTTGCGGATACAGTTGCAAGGGTTTTGCGTGGATGTCTGGAGAACATGCCAGAAGCAGATAGCATTCCCAAAGAACAGCTGACAGCATCCTTCCAGTGGGTTACAAAATGGGTGGACTATTCTAACAAATACGGCTTTGGCTACCAGCTGTCAGATCACACTGTTGGTGTCCTTTTCAACAATGGGGCGCATATGAGCCTTCTGCCAGATAAGAA GACAGTCCACTACTACCCTGAGCTAGGCCAATGCTCTGTCTTCTCAGCTGCAGAGGCTCCTGAACAGTTCATTAGCCAAGTAACTGTACTGAAGTATTTCTCACACTACATGGAAGAGAACCTCATGGAT GGAGGTGATCTGCCCAGCCTTACAGATGTGCGCAGGCCCAGGCTTTACCTCTTACAGTGGCTTAAATCTGACAAAGCACTGATGATGCTCTTCAATGATGGCACATTTCAA GTGAACTTCTATCATGATCACACGAAAATCATCATTTGCAATCAGAGTGAGGAGTATCTCCTTACCTACATCAATGAAGACAGGATATCCACAACGTTTCGCCTGACAACTCTTCTGGTTTCTGGATGCTCGCTGGAACTAAAACACAGAATGGAATATGCTCTGAACATGCTGCTGCAGCGATGTAACTGA